TAACCAATCACAAAGGGCTTGCCAAGACCTCTTCCACGCCGGGTAAAACACGCCTGCTGAATTTCTTTTTAATTCGCTACAAGATTGATGAAAGTGACAGCTCCGGTTTTTTGCAATTTACCGATTTACCGGGTTACGGCTTTGCGGAAGTTAGCCAGGCAGAACAGGAAAAATGGCGACGGATGATTAATAGATATTTTGAGCAGCGTCAGCAATTGCGTTCTCTGATCGTTATTGTAGATATTCGTCATCCGGCAGACAGCAAAGACCTGATGCTTTTGGAAATGTTGCGCTTAAGAGGTATTGATTATTGTATTGTAGCTACTAAAGCAGATAAAATTCCCAAAACCAAAATAGCGAAGACTGTTAAAGACCTGGCAAAGGGTTTGGGCTTGAAGGAAGAGCCGATTTTTCCTGTTTCAGCACTTAAAAATACCGGTTTGGAACAACTTTTTAACTGGATTCAGGGCAAGCTAAGCTGAAATGCAAACAGATAACAAGTTTGATCTCATCGTTGCCGGTGCAGGTCATTCCGGAATTGAAGCTTCTTTAGCAGCAGCTAAAAGAGGGCTGAAAGTTGCTCTCTTCACAATTAAGATTGAAGCAATCGGCAGAATGAGCTGTAATCCTTCAATCGGGGGTCCCGCTAAGGGTCATTTAGCCCGAGAAATTGATGCCTTAGGTGGAGAAATAGCCAAAAGTGCAGACCTCTCCGGAATTCATTTTCGGATGCTGAATAGAAGTAAAGGTCCCGCTGTTTGGGCTCCGCGTTCTCAAAATGACCGCCAAAAATACCATCTGCTGATGCGGGAAGCAATAGAAAACCAGGAAAATATCCATTTAATTGAAGCAATCATCGCAGAAATTATCGTAGAAAATGGTTGCGTTAAAGGAGTAATCAGCCAAATCGGGCATTGTTATTATGCCCCTAAAGTAATTTTGGCAACCGGCACCTTTTTGCAGGGAAAAATCCACATCGGCAAAATTAGCTATGCCGGGGGAAGAAGTGGAGAGCCATCTGCCGAAGAGCTTTCCTGTTCTTTATCCGCTTTGGGATTAAAAGTGCGCAGATTTAAAACCGGAACTCCTCCCCGAGTGGATTTACGCTCTTTAGATTTTAACAAACTGGAAGAGCAAAAAGGGGATGAAAATCCCCAAGGTTTTTCTTTTTACCGGGATATAGAATTGAAGAATCTGGTTTCCTGTTATATAACCCACACCACAGAAGAAACGCATCAAATTATCCGCGCCAATTTAACTGAATCCGCTCTATATTCCGGAATTATTAAAGGTATCGGACCCCGTTACTGTCCTTCTATTGAGGATAAAATTGTAAAATTTCCCCAAAGGGAAAGTCATCATATTTTTATTGAACCGGAAGGACTGAATACCTTTGAGGGTTATGTAAACGGTATTTCTACTTCGCTTCCGGCTGCAATTCAGGAAAAAATTGTGCACAGTATTCCAGGTTTGGAAGCAGCACGCATTATCCGCTATGCTTATGCTATAGAGTATGATTTTGTTGATCCGGAAGAAATAGATAGCTCTCTGGAATGTAAGAAAATAAAGGGTTTATATCTGGCAGGACAGATAAACGGCACTTCCGGTTATGAAGAAGCAGCGGCACAAGGTATCTTAGCAGGTATAAATGCATCTCTGGCTTTGGAACATCAAGAGCCCCTTATTTTAA
This genomic interval from Candidatus Cloacimonas sp. contains the following:
- the yihA gene encoding ribosome biogenesis GTP-binding protein YihA/YsxC, whose protein sequence is MIRFVDSFFVKSAVEPSDYPASAYPEFAFAGRSNVGKSTLINLLTNHKGLAKTSSTPGKTRLLNFFLIRYKIDESDSSGFLQFTDLPGYGFAEVSQAEQEKWRRMINRYFEQRQQLRSLIVIVDIRHPADSKDLMLLEMLRLRGIDYCIVATKADKIPKTKIAKTVKDLAKGLGLKEEPIFPVSALKNTGLEQLFNWIQGKLS
- the mnmG gene encoding tRNA uridine-5-carboxymethylaminomethyl(34) synthesis enzyme MnmG translates to MQTDNKFDLIVAGAGHSGIEASLAAAKRGLKVALFTIKIEAIGRMSCNPSIGGPAKGHLAREIDALGGEIAKSADLSGIHFRMLNRSKGPAVWAPRSQNDRQKYHLLMREAIENQENIHLIEAIIAEIIVENGCVKGVISQIGHCYYAPKVILATGTFLQGKIHIGKISYAGGRSGEPSAEELSCSLSALGLKVRRFKTGTPPRVDLRSLDFNKLEEQKGDENPQGFSFYRDIELKNLVSCYITHTTEETHQIIRANLTESALYSGIIKGIGPRYCPSIEDKIVKFPQRESHHIFIEPEGLNTFEGYVNGISTSLPAAIQEKIVHSIPGLEAARIIRYAYAIEYDFVDPEEIDSSLECKKIKGLYLAGQINGTSGYEEAAAQGILAGINASLALEHQEPLILKRSDAYIGVLIDDLVTRGTNEPYRMFTSRAEYRLLLRQDNADERLMPIGYKLGLVEESRWQRFLHTQEIFQRELEYLKQHNCLAKGEIKEPVRFAQLLKRPEIAISDLQSYGYQIPADVNKDIQNRLELEIKYSGYLTRMEEEIQKFQTAETIAIPEEMDYFSVPSLAYEAREKLSKIRPKNIGQAMRIPGINYSDSAALMIWLRKNTKRKAK